One Helianthus annuus cultivar XRQ/B chromosome 12, HanXRQr2.0-SUNRISE, whole genome shotgun sequence genomic region harbors:
- the LOC110893243 gene encoding leucine-rich repeat extensin-like protein 6: MSMALHIAFIVTTLLAATTPIKATYDSQDDQIKCGGCPCNNPCYTTSPPPPPPPSPPPPKMPTPTPGLVNPCPPPPITGSGSGLAPPGYIYITGPPGDVYPVNPFFSGGSHRNLWATRRLLALLGVLVMLIVR; this comes from the coding sequence ATGTCAATGGCTTTGCATATCGCGTTTATCGTCACCACGCTGCTAGCAGCCACAACCCCAATCAAAGCGACCTACGATTCACAAGATGACCAAATAAAGTGTGGTGGTTGTCCTTGTAACAATCCTTGTTACACTACTAGtcctccaccaccgccaccaccatcaccgccGCCACCCAAGATGCCGACTCCAACACCCGGGCTGGTCAACCCATGTCCTCCACCACCAATTACTGGAAGTGGATCCGGGCTGGCCCCTCCTGGGTACATTTACATTACTGGGCCACCAGGAGATGTTTATCCCGTCAACCCATTTTTCTCCGGTGGGTCCCACCGCAATTTATGGGCTACGCGGCGGCTGCTGGCGTTGCTTGGTGTACTGGTCATGCTGATTGTTCGCTGA